TTAAGATTGCTACTATTGTTGTGTAAATATATCTATATTATACAGAGAAATAAATTTCTGGAAATCTGAAACATTTCGGCGGTCGGACTATATTTTTGCGAGTGATATATCACATtccgtgtttaaaaaaaagcgcAATAACTTTGAGCAACATTCAACAACTTTCaactacatatttttatttgtttaaccataattttaacatcaaatctAACGCTACTCAACAACCTGTATTTGTACTTGggtgtaatttatttttgtgcGTTTCACAACTCgtggatctgaaaaaaaaatatttttcgcactAAGTTTATGCCTAGCAcaatggtcgtatcgcttgcgTAGAGCAGATCTTTTATACTCACCGTCGattttctctccctctctcttttTCTCATTCTCTATTTTCGTTGCAAATTAAATATTctctacattttttgcaaatcgacttaacagcaacaaaatttaaaaattcgaaaaatataaaaatgtatcatattaaaaaaataaaaaaaatcaacaaaaaacaaaacttagaacaaatagaaaaatcaaatttcaatatataaaaaatataaaattaaaaacaaaattaaaataaattattcatattttttgacattttggaatTTCTGGATTTACCAATTGTCGTATCGCTTGCGTAGAGCGAATCTGGAATAACTGACTCACCGTCCTTTTTCGCTATCTCTTTCTTCCTCTCATTATGTTTTGCGTCTTAAACTAGCAATTCTAtacgtttttgcaaatcgaattttcattgaaattaataataaaaaaataattcggaATTCGAAATctggaaatcaaaaaaaaacttacaaaagttaaagaaaaaacaatAATTCTTAGACTTTCTCGAATCccgattgcaatttttttttaatttaacattttcagttttttttaatttctaaatttaaaaatttctgaaatttttgatttttaaatttcttttattttattttaaaatctttgagttatacaattttattgcagaattacaaaattttgttattttgggatttgaaagttttgaattttataaatttataatttcagtttttttaaaattagaattgagttatttaatttctgattttttcaatttttgaattctaaaatttcagattaaaaaaaaaacagaacttatGAATTTTTGGCATTTGGCatccatttttaaattatgtttaaatccttattattttaaatttaagtttaagaatttacgatatttaatttttaatttttgagtttagatttttttcttagttttaaatttctgtattttttattttttcaataattttttttatttgtttaagaaaaatttggagcatttaaattttaacattttagaattcgtaatttttagatcctataaattttcattttttagggTCTATGAGttataaagttttaaattttcatgtatttttttaattttagatttttaaattacacatcaattttatttttttttgtattttcaaactgTAACAATGTTCGGATTTTAAGAtctaaggatttttaaattttagaattttttattttaaaaagtccaatattttaataattttaaattttttgagttttagattttcaaatatatataaaccttttaattttagatttttaaaacttgaaattttaaaacttagaaaagttaatcaaaaaaaaaaattcaaaacttattttttagagtttattgaaattaaattttagaaattcaatatttttaaatttctgaatgtttgaattttgttttcagtgattaaaatggcaagGAAGAACTTTAAAAATCTCGAATTTTAGGTAATTTCTAgttttcctttaaaattgtAAGCTTTGTACCTACTAGAAGATCTACTTAGCTACCTTTAAAATTACAATGAAAATTCCTGTCCAACAATTTTTTAACGATCTTCCTTGTCatttaattattgaaaacaaaattcaaacaattaaaaaaatccaaatatttaaatactaaaattgaaaattcaaatatttaaaaattcaagcaaaagtttaaaaaatagttgaaattagactgtaaattcaaaaaattaaaaattcaacattaaaaaaaatataaaaatgaagaatttctaaatcctaaatttcaaaacttaaaatttaaaaactctataattctattgttctaaaattctaagatcaaaaaatgtgtaaatcgaaaaattccagaaatttaaaaaaaaggaaaagaagaaaataagctcataaataaaaaacaaaattctaagatgcaattttttaatgaaaaactgatgaaaattcataacaTTGCTAGCATTATTTCAAAAGCTAACTTACATTTTCAGTGCTAGGGGTTTAAtacgaaaaataaataaattaacgcCATTAAGATCTACTTTACCTCAGCGCCACAAATCATTCCCTCCCTCTCCGGTTGCATCCACGATCCGGTACGCTCCCGACGGACTATTCTTGTACAACCTTCGGAACAGCAATCCATTCATGACCGTACCAGCTCTGACGTCACGCACCAGCACTCGCTGCGTCCAGCAACCGGAAGCCACTCTCCAAGCTTCTCCGTACATGAGAGCCCGTGGCAGTATGACCGTGGAACCGTTCGGACGGAAGGCAGTGACGTTCAGCAATTCTAGATGAACCAGCTTGAGTTGGGTTAGGCACGGGAGGATCGTTGGAAGTTCTTCCAGGAAGCACATGTTGGTGTGGCAGCTTCGTAAGGCCAGGGATTTGAGGTTGGGCATAACTTGCGGGATTGAGTACAGCGGGTTTGATCCGGACAGTTTGCAATCCTGCAGGGTGAGTTTGGTGAGATGTTTGAACGTCTGAGACTTGCTGGCGTTTTGGAAGTAGTCGAGCAGTGGTATTCCATGGGTTGACATGCGTAGAGTTAGTACGGTCAGCTTGGTCATGTTGAGCAGTGGCAGAAGGTCGTTCTCCTGTAGACCGTCTAGCTGGACTCCGAATTCTAGAAGGTCCGGGTAGGTCCGTGCTACCTTGGTGATTCCCTGAGTTGAGATTGCTGATCGTGACGGGTCGAAATACTTGAGCCGTGGAATGTTGTCAACCAGGTTCATGTCTTCCACGTTGTGGCAGTTGAGGGTTAGTCGTTCCAACAGCGGGAAGTCCATTCGTTTTATTCGATCTACGGAACGTTCTGGGAAGACTTGAAGCAGATTCAGCGATCGCAGTTGGTGTCTCAGTTGGTACACGAGATCCGCTTGATAGTCCAGAGTTATGTAGATCTCCAAGCTTGTCAAATTTCGGTAGCAATAGGCAGGACCAGGATAAACCCACTTGGACTCATTTTGAAAAAGCATGGCCGTTGGAGGATGCACGCGCAGCGTGGTCAGCGACCGCATCCGGCAGTGCCGAATCGGATCGATCGCATCCCGATCGACTTCGACGTTCTTTTTCCTCTCAATCAACGCTTTCACCGCTCGATTCGTGCTCTCACCTCGTCCGGCCACGTCCGGAATCGACGCCAGCAGCGAAAACTCCAGCGACAAACTCTCCAACCAGTCGCAACCCTTGAGCAGCCGGTAGTTGACCACGTCCCAATCTTCCTCGACGCACGGCGTGTCGTAGCAGATCTCCACGTGGCGAAGGTGGGTCATCGCGGTTAGCAGTCCCGGGTGGAGAGAGGAGGTCTCAAGAAGGTCATGTCGCGCGATGAATTTGATTTGGAGGCGGGAGTAGTGGCGGTTGGACTCGGCGAGTTGTTTGATGGAATCTGTTAGGAAATCAAGCGTTTTGACACGAAGTGTAAGCCACGTTCTCTGCCGGAAGCTGTTGATGTTCCAGATGAGAGAGTTCCACCGGTGGCATACGAGGGTTACTCGGAGACGATCCGGGAAAGGCAGGTAGCTGAAGATTTGCGGTAGAAGCTGgaaaatatacataaatttgattgtttgttCAACCGTGTAGAGCCGCGAAAGTTAGCGGTTCAGTTGTCCTTGCAATTTGCACACATAACGCGCTTCTTGTGCTGAGGCTCacatgtttttatttgatttgtagTGTTGATCAAATTTAGCGCATGGCAATTGCGCCACAATCCACGTGTACCTCTGTTTACCAACTGAAATCAGCTGCTATCGAAAGAGCACACCTGTTGCTCGAGCAATGTTACACATGTGTTTGTAGCACGCCAAATGTGACCAACACATTGAAGTTTTGCTTGATTATCGATTTTTGTCTCGCGGATTCATTCTTGTGAAATTATTAGATAACATTTGTTTGAGAATTTAATTCAGAAGGAAATCTTTATTACAACAGAATTCTTATATCAATTAACAAATTGCTAAATTCAAGATTTCACAAATCAGCTTACATCTCTTTCGGGTAAATCCTGAATCCTGGTTGTTCGATTCTGCTGACACGCCTCTCGATTTCCTGAAGAGTTCTGATGAACATTTGAACCTGATAGTTGTGCACATTTTGAGATAACTGAAACACTAGCAGATTCCAAAGACATTGCAGGGAAAATTCATAAACTTAGACTATGTTAAAGAAATAACAATTCCCTACTATAAGGTTGACATTGCACTGCTGCTTCAGTTCACTATTTTATTGTCATTAATTCAACGGCTGCGCGTTACGCACCAAGCAAAGTGAAAGTGAAATCAATTCTGTGGATTTCTTTCCATTCATAAAAACTCCAAACACTCACACACCTTCAAATCAGTCTTTTAATTTCGCAGTTTCTGCTTTTCGCTATGACACATGTTCATCGTCCGCTCCACCACGCAACCCCGCGCGGTCGCGGCTTCCGTAACACGCTGCACAGCTTCCCGCGAGGCACCGCAAGCGGACAGACTTATCCGCTTGAGCCGCGGACACTGCTCGAGCAGCTTGTTGAGGAAATCTCCGCTCGCCCAGGCACAGTTGACCAATTTTACGCGGTTCAAAAACGGTGGCCACACCGGACGCACTCCGCCGTGGGTGACCTTGTTGTACTCCAAACTCCGCAGGAACCACAAACCCTCGGCGATGGGTCCGACGATGTTGTTTTTGGCACGGCAGTCCAAGATTCGTAGCTCTTGCAGGTTGACGAAGACCGACGCAATGCTCGTCGCGAAATCTCCGCTGGTGAACACAAAGTGGCTGATGGTCAGGGAGTTCAGCCGGAGTTGGCCGCCAACCGCTCCCAGAAAGTAGTCCTCGTGGTTAACCCACCCATTTTGCACCTTCCCAACGAGCCTGAGCTTCTCCAGCTTTTCCAGCCGTGCAATATCCCGAAAGCAACCGGGTGGCAAGTATTCCATGTACAGAACCAGCTGCTTCAGCGTCGAACAATTCTCAAACAACGTCTCAATCACTTCGCTATCGATGAGAACCTGCTCCATCTGTAGCACGGTCACCCTACGTAACACCTTCAAAAACTGACACAGCTTTGCCGTGTCAGATCTCCGAAATCCaggcaaaatcaaactttgaacCTGCGGCAGCCTCAACTCGAGAAAGGGCTCCACGAACCGTCCCTGGCCGTCGAACGAAACTATCGCCGCGGATTCCAGCCGCTCGGCACAGTGCGCAAACAGTCGCAGCTGGGCCGCCGTCTCGCAGTTCATCGTCAGATGGCGCAAATTTGGCAACATTTCCGGCTCCGGCGGCACGTAAAACGTGGGCGAATGAAGCGATTGAGAAATTTCGTAAAACCTCGGATGCAGCAAATCCGGATTTCGCTTTATGACCAAACTTTTAAGCGCCGGAAACCGCGGAGCTTCCTTCTCCAAATCAACCACCGCCGCCGTGGCCACCGGCCGGTTCTCTCCAATCCAGCTCATCAACCTCCCCCGAATCCCGATCGTGAACGATTCCAAACAGCCGCACTCGCTCAGCACCTCAGCAATCACAATGTTCAGCTTTTCCCGGAAGCAGTAGAAGAAAAACAGCAAATCCAACTCCCGAATGTCCCGAACCGTCTCCAGCAGCTCCGTCAGCGCTACCAGGCTTTGCTGCGTGTTGCCCTGGTAAATCAGCTTCATCCGCCGATAGGAACGTTCCGAGTGCTGCAAGATGGCCACGGCATCCGCCAGGCACTGGGACTGCCGGATTTCCAGCGTAAGTTGAGTCTGCTGGAGGAATTTGGTCGTGAAGGCTAGCCGGTGCCACTGGCGGCAAACGAGGGAAGCGGTCAGCCGCGTCCGGAAGGTCATTCCGTCGAAGATTAGCTGCTGGACCTGTGGGGCGTGgggaaagttaaataaagttattacaataaaaaatagAGCCTTACTTCTGACGGTAAAGTTGAAAATTCCATCGCAATGAAGGCAGCTGTGTTGaggaaaatcggaaaatttgaaaatcgttgCCCGAACTAATCAAAAACAAACGAATGGACAGTTCAGTTTTGtttaattgttattattttccaGAACGAAAACAGAAACAGCGAATGAACATCGAAGGCCGGTATGCATTCGCCTAAAACGGGCCAGAAAaactaattgggtactaaagcctagactaaagccctatgtcaatttttatctacaacggtaaaaaacacgatcaaaaacgaccatttctgatcactttttttcattttaatgcaaaaaaatgacaagacaacattttttcgatggatcaactatggtccccttggaacgagctgtcaagtaggaacaggtaggaacttttctgtcaagaaggaccgcgaggttaatttttcaaaaatgattttaaaacccattttaaactctttgtggtcgtacaaagggtcattgtactcagaaaaataagctttatcgctgtaaacaataatatcagaaatctaagcttcattttaagacccaattacggcgccagcacaaaagaacagctgttcgttacggaaccaaaacaaagtaactgtgcactgtaaaaaaagtacaaaaactgcaggcataaaatggaaataaagtaattattgttttcatgtaaaacaagccttacccgacaaacttcgttctgcatttttttcgtttgttgacgttttttgcgtttttgcttattcagcctcctgtgataaaaatttgattttacgtaactttttccatactATTTGCCgtactccggaatcggttccagagtggccaaagtgtcaattagttagcatataaaccttccttgggcttatacaaagattttaccgcaatgtacgtATAAAAGTTAGTATATGTTTttgaggtgatttttatcaatttatttgcaaaataaactactgggagcgagttgtggcgctataaccacggcaaatagtgtccagggcattcgtggaaatacaatgtcccatcccagagggtcccggagtaccaaaccttcttagcatggtgctcccaacgaatacaaccaaaaatctcggagcgtatggtggtgtgtccccacgcttcttcctcccctgtcgattcagaattgtgttgttgttcgaacactctgtgctcaaactcaacccaattacgagtcatctct
This is a stretch of genomic DNA from Culex pipiens pallens isolate TS chromosome 1, TS_CPP_V2, whole genome shotgun sequence. It encodes these proteins:
- the LOC120420788 gene encoding uncharacterized protein LOC120420788 → MSLESASVSVISKCAQLSGSNVHQNSSGNREACQQNRTTRIQDLPERDLLPQIFSYLPFPDRLRVTLVCHRWNSLIWNINSFRQRTWLTLRVKTLDFLTDSIKQLAESNRHYSRLQIKFIARHDLLETSSLHPGLLTAMTHLRHVEICYDTPCVEEDWDVVNYRLLKGCDWLESLSLEFSLLASIPDVAGRGESTNRAVKALIERKKNVEVDRDAIDPIRHCRMRSLTTLRVHPPTAMLFQNESKWVYPGPAYCYRNLTSLEIYITLDYQADLVYQLRHQLRSLNLLQVFPERSVDRIKRMDFPLLERLTLNCHNVEDMNLVDNIPRLKYFDPSRSAISTQGITKVARTYPDLLEFGVQLDGLQENDLLPLLNMTKLTVLTLRMSTHGIPLLDYFQNASKSQTFKHLTKLTLQDCKLSGSNPLYSIPQVMPNLKSLALRSCHTNMCFLEELPTILPCLTQLKLVHLELLNVTAFRPNGSTVILPRALMYGEAWRVASGCWTQRVLVRDVRAGTVMNGLLFRRLYKNSPSGAYRIVDATGEGGNDLWR
- the LOC120420779 gene encoding uncharacterized protein LOC120420779, with translation MEFSTLPSEVQQLIFDGMTFRTRLTASLVCRQWHRLAFTTKFLQQTQLTLEIRQSQCLADAVAILQHSERSYRRMKLIYQGNTQQSLVALTELLETVRDIRELDLLFFFYCFREKLNIVIAEVLSECGCLESFTIGIRGRLMSWIGENRPVATAAVVDLEKEAPRFPALKSLVIKRNPDLLHPRFYEISQSLHSPTFYVPPEPEMLPNLRHLTMNCETAAQLRLFAHCAERLESAAIVSFDGQGRFVEPFLELRLPQVQSLILPGFRRSDTAKLCQFLKVLRRVTVLQMEQVLIDSEVIETLFENCSTLKQLVLYMEYLPPGCFRDIARLEKLEKLRLVGKVQNGWVNHEDYFLGAVGGQLRLNSLTISHFVFTSGDFATSIASVFVNLQELRILDCRAKNNIVGPIAEGLWFLRSLEYNKVTHGGVRPVWPPFLNRVKLVNCAWASGDFLNKLLEQCPRLKRISLSACGASREAVQRVTEAATARGCVVERTMNMCHSEKQKLRN